In the genome of Pseudarthrobacter sp. IC2-21, one region contains:
- a CDS encoding LuxR C-terminal-related transcriptional regulator has protein sequence MSNPQGAGPGRPAASVRVVIVDDHAIFRSGLKADLDASIQVVGEAATVEQAIAVIAREQPEVVLLDVHLPGGLGGGGREVIAGSAALLGTTKFLALSVSDAAEDVVAVIRAGARGYVTKTISGAEITDAVFRVAGGDAVFSPRLAGFVLDAFGTAPADIADDELDKLSARELEVMRLIARGYSYKEVAKELFISIKTVETHVSAVLRKLQLSSRHELTKWAAERRLL, from the coding sequence ATGAGCAACCCCCAGGGCGCCGGACCCGGCCGCCCCGCAGCCTCCGTCCGCGTCGTTATTGTGGACGACCACGCCATTTTCCGCTCCGGCCTCAAAGCCGACCTCGACGCCAGCATCCAGGTGGTGGGTGAAGCCGCCACCGTGGAGCAGGCCATCGCGGTGATAGCCCGGGAACAGCCGGAGGTGGTGCTGCTCGACGTCCACTTGCCAGGCGGCCTGGGCGGCGGCGGACGCGAAGTCATCGCCGGTTCCGCAGCGCTCCTGGGGACCACCAAGTTCCTGGCGCTGAGTGTTTCGGACGCGGCTGAGGACGTGGTGGCGGTCATTCGCGCCGGGGCCAGGGGCTATGTCACCAAGACCATTTCCGGCGCCGAGATCACTGACGCCGTGTTCCGGGTTGCAGGCGGCGACGCCGTGTTCTCGCCCCGGCTGGCCGGCTTTGTGCTGGACGCCTTCGGTACGGCTCCGGCCGACATCGCCGACGACGAACTCGACAAGCTGTCCGCCCGCGAACTGGAGGTAATGCGCCTGATCGCACGGGGTTACAGCTACAAGGAAGTGGCCAAGGAACTGTTCATCAGCATCAAGACCGTGGAGACCCACGTGTCCGCAGTGCTGCGCAAGCTCCAGCTTTCCAGCCGCC
- a CDS encoding PspC domain-containing protein: MTTALTRPPLVRSPDRVIAGVCAGLADHLGWPVRSVRIGMVLASLAGGAGLAFYAWLWIMVPTADENARRNARRPASPIAPAVSLMPPAATAPPFTGRAPSAPLWGTPDAGASAAGVPSGPDAAGAVLPSAAAQPGPVPLPGPLPAADGRAAGSNPPWFSTRGVRYGKEILLGAGLLLVAGIMIAQLLGVDVPLGTLIPAAAVLSGAAIAWMQLDENRRAGLVDKTKADQAGGWGRVAAGLALVVAGVLVMVSGSGSWEQTWVALLASVAVLGGVVVVLLPWALKFWRDLEAERSGRIRETERAEIAAHLHDSVLQTLALIQRRAGNEHDVVRLARAQERELRGWLFQDPGKEAGQLSDRIKATAAEVEDLLGNAVEVVSVGDTAMTEAHEALVQASREAMLNASRHGGGTVSVYLEVSDGRADVFVKDRGPGFDLSEVPEDRLGVRESIIGRMKRHGGTAVITSTPDGTEVRLGLPARPVDKVLRPDNAEGRI, from the coding sequence ATGACCACCGCACTTACCCGCCCTCCGCTGGTCCGCAGCCCCGACCGCGTCATCGCGGGCGTCTGCGCCGGCCTGGCGGATCATCTGGGCTGGCCCGTGCGAAGCGTCAGGATCGGCATGGTCCTCGCCTCGCTCGCCGGCGGTGCGGGGCTGGCTTTCTACGCGTGGCTGTGGATCATGGTTCCCACCGCGGACGAAAACGCCCGGCGCAACGCCCGTCGCCCGGCGTCGCCCATTGCTCCCGCCGTGAGCCTCATGCCCCCGGCCGCGACGGCACCGCCGTTTACCGGCCGTGCGCCGTCTGCTCCGTTGTGGGGAACCCCCGACGCCGGTGCTTCCGCGGCGGGGGTGCCGTCCGGTCCGGACGCTGCCGGTGCTGTTCTCCCGTCCGCAGCCGCACAGCCCGGACCTGTTCCACTGCCGGGCCCGCTTCCGGCTGCCGACGGCCGCGCTGCCGGCAGCAATCCGCCGTGGTTCAGCACCCGCGGAGTGCGCTATGGCAAGGAGATCCTGCTGGGAGCCGGCCTGCTGCTCGTGGCCGGCATCATGATCGCCCAGCTTCTGGGCGTGGACGTGCCGCTGGGGACCCTTATTCCTGCGGCCGCCGTGCTCAGCGGTGCGGCCATCGCCTGGATGCAACTCGACGAAAACCGCCGGGCCGGTCTGGTGGACAAAACCAAGGCCGACCAGGCCGGAGGCTGGGGTCGCGTGGCCGCCGGCCTGGCGCTGGTGGTGGCCGGTGTGCTGGTCATGGTGTCCGGCTCCGGATCCTGGGAGCAGACCTGGGTGGCGCTGCTGGCATCGGTGGCCGTCCTGGGCGGCGTGGTGGTGGTGCTGTTGCCTTGGGCACTGAAATTCTGGCGGGACCTGGAAGCCGAGCGCTCGGGCCGGATCCGCGAAACAGAGCGTGCCGAGATCGCGGCCCACCTGCACGACTCCGTCCTGCAGACTCTTGCCCTGATCCAGCGGCGTGCAGGTAATGAGCACGACGTAGTCCGTCTGGCCAGGGCCCAGGAGCGTGAACTGCGGGGCTGGCTGTTCCAGGACCCGGGCAAGGAAGCCGGCCAGCTTTCAGACCGGATCAAGGCCACTGCTGCCGAAGTGGAGGACCTCCTGGGCAACGCCGTGGAGGTGGTCAGCGTGGGGGACACCGCCATGACAGAAGCCCATGAAGCACTCGTCCAGGCCAGCCGGGAGGCCATGCTGAACGCGTCCCGGCACGGCGGCGGAACCGTCTCCGTCTACCTGGAAGTATCGGATGGCCGGGCCGACGTCTTCGTCAAGGACCGGGGCCCGGGCTTCGATCTCAGCGAGGTGCCCGAGGACCGCCTGGGCGTCAGGGAATCGATCATCGGACGTATGAAGCGCCACGGCGGAACAGCCGTAATTACCAGCACCCCGGACGGCACGGAAGTCCGGTTGGGCCTCCCGGCCCGCCCGGTCGACAAGGTGCTTCGGCCGGACAATGCAGAAGGAAGAATATGA
- a CDS encoding PspC domain-containing protein, with protein MNSQTPTPDDDQPAEPVPPRGQNQPTEPLPPRGQDQPTEPLLPPPPAAAQQAGPQAPGQPTDFFPWIRSHGIYRGRDRWIGGVASGIAHRMGIDPLIVRGIFIVLTVFAGIGVLLYGLAWALLPEPDGRIHVQEAGAGRWSSGMTGALITTVLGLTGLGGGFWGWSHNGFGGFLWTVFWVGGAIYLIYYLTQRNKARNGAPMNATPRPAGGDAAYAGPYSPQYPASPYTSSYAGTDTGSAANAPYTPTSTGATTPATGAAFPGGDTYGAGSYGGSNYDGGSYGGGGYGGYQPQGPARAPRPRPSGPGAPAVAVTAGAALLVGGGLKALDAVNVIDLGPSANAVVWASGAAVVGLGILIAGLRGRTAGILSLFAVIALITGGVYNVVGNGDRARFTDVSWTPVSIEQAKDGYNVTAGRGTLDLTDLNVTAPLPSDVVVPLDVTASNVTVVIPANVPVTVRADMTMGNVHEGTQSHSGVTARESKYNTDKGGASLIVQIDGTFSNITIQEGN; from the coding sequence ATGAACTCGCAGACCCCCACCCCCGACGACGACCAACCCGCCGAACCTGTTCCGCCCCGCGGACAGAACCAGCCCACCGAGCCCCTCCCGCCCCGCGGACAGGACCAACCCACCGAGCCCCTCCTCCCGCCGCCCCCCGCGGCAGCCCAGCAGGCCGGCCCGCAGGCACCCGGCCAGCCAACCGACTTCTTCCCCTGGATCCGCAGCCACGGCATCTACCGCGGCCGCGACCGCTGGATTGGCGGCGTTGCGAGCGGCATCGCACACCGGATGGGCATCGACCCGCTGATCGTCCGCGGCATCTTCATCGTCCTGACCGTCTTCGCCGGAATCGGCGTCCTGCTCTACGGCCTGGCCTGGGCACTCCTGCCCGAACCCGACGGCCGCATCCATGTCCAGGAAGCCGGCGCCGGCCGCTGGTCCAGCGGCATGACCGGCGCACTGATCACCACGGTGCTCGGACTCACCGGCCTCGGCGGCGGATTCTGGGGCTGGAGCCATAACGGCTTCGGCGGATTCCTCTGGACCGTTTTCTGGGTGGGCGGCGCCATCTACCTCATCTACTACCTGACCCAAAGGAACAAGGCCCGGAACGGAGCTCCCATGAATGCCACACCCCGGCCGGCCGGCGGCGATGCTGCCTACGCAGGCCCATACTCCCCGCAGTACCCCGCGAGCCCCTACACGTCTTCCTATGCCGGGACAGATACGGGCTCGGCAGCAAATGCGCCGTACACCCCCACCTCGACCGGGGCGACCACACCAGCCACGGGTGCCGCGTTCCCAGGCGGCGACACGTACGGCGCCGGCAGCTACGGCGGCAGCAATTACGACGGCGGCAGCTACGGGGGCGGCGGCTACGGCGGCTACCAGCCGCAGGGCCCTGCCCGGGCTCCCCGCCCGCGTCCCTCCGGCCCCGGCGCCCCCGCCGTGGCGGTTACCGCCGGAGCAGCGCTCCTGGTGGGTGGCGGCCTGAAAGCCCTGGATGCTGTCAACGTGATTGACCTGGGCCCCTCCGCCAACGCCGTCGTCTGGGCCAGCGGCGCCGCCGTGGTGGGCCTGGGCATCCTCATCGCGGGCCTCCGCGGAAGGACGGCCGGCATCCTCAGCCTCTTCGCGGTGATTGCCCTGATCACCGGCGGCGTCTACAACGTGGTGGGCAATGGCGACCGGGCCCGCTTCACCGACGTCAGCTGGACACCGGTCAGCATCGAACAGGCCAAGGACGGCTACAACGTCACCGCAGGGCGCGGCACCCTTGACCTCACCGACCTGAACGTCACCGCGCCCCTGCCTTCCGACGTCGTGGTTCCCCTTGACGTCACAGCCAGCAACGTCACCGTGGTCATCCCGGCCAACGTCCCCGTAACGGTCCGGGCCGATATGACCATGGGCAACGTCCACGAAGGCACCCAGAGCCACAGCGGCGTCACCGCCCGCGAAAGCAAGTACAACACCGATAAAGGCGGAGCCAGCCTGATCGTTCAGATTGACGGCACCTTCAGCAACATCACGATTCAGGAAGGAAACTGA
- a CDS encoding PspC domain-containing protein, with protein sequence MDKFFSIVRGFGLKRGPERWLGGVCGGVAAKLNVDVAFVRIAFLVFCLLPGPAVVFYLAAWLVLPDQGNAILLEKFLDRRSIS encoded by the coding sequence ATGGATAAGTTCTTCAGCATCGTCAGGGGCTTCGGCCTGAAACGCGGTCCCGAACGGTGGCTGGGCGGCGTGTGCGGCGGCGTCGCGGCCAAGCTCAACGTGGATGTGGCCTTCGTGCGGATCGCTTTCCTGGTCTTCTGCCTCCTGCCGGGGCCCGCCGTCGTGTTCTACCTTGCGGCGTGGCTGGTCCTCCCGGACCAGGGCAACGCCATCCTCTTGGAGAAATTCCTGGACCGCCGCTCCATCAGCTGA
- a CDS encoding ATP-dependent 6-phosphofructokinase, protein MKIGILTSGGDCPGLNAVIRGAVLKGIAIHGHEFVGFLDGWRGVVEGDIINIPRTMVRGIAKQGGTILGTSRTNPFENGGGPEVIKAHMDRLGIDAIIAIGGEGTLAAAKRLTDAGLKIVGVPKTVDNDLDATDYTFGFDTAVQIATEAIDRLRTTGESHHRCMIAEVMGRHVGWIALHAGMAAGAHAILIPEQKVSIEQITEWVQDAHDRGRAPLVVVAEGFVPEHMESPHSERGLDTFGRPRLGGIADQLAPELEARTGIETRATILGHIQRGGVPSAFDRVLATRLGMAAIDSVVEGYWGTMVALKGTDIEHVGFEKALGQLKTVPQNRYDEAAVLFG, encoded by the coding sequence ATGAAAATTGGAATTCTCACCAGCGGTGGGGACTGCCCCGGGCTGAACGCCGTGATCCGCGGCGCGGTCCTCAAAGGCATCGCCATCCACGGCCACGAATTCGTGGGCTTCCTGGACGGCTGGCGCGGCGTGGTTGAAGGCGACATCATCAACATCCCCCGCACCATGGTCCGCGGCATCGCCAAGCAGGGCGGCACCATCCTGGGCACCTCCCGCACCAACCCCTTCGAAAACGGCGGCGGCCCCGAAGTCATCAAGGCCCACATGGACCGCCTCGGCATAGACGCCATCATCGCCATCGGCGGCGAAGGAACCCTGGCCGCGGCAAAACGCCTCACCGACGCCGGCCTCAAGATCGTGGGCGTCCCCAAAACCGTGGACAACGACCTCGACGCCACCGACTACACCTTCGGCTTCGACACCGCCGTCCAGATCGCCACCGAAGCCATCGACCGGCTCCGCACCACCGGCGAGTCCCACCACCGCTGCATGATCGCCGAGGTCATGGGCCGGCATGTGGGCTGGATCGCCCTGCACGCTGGCATGGCCGCCGGCGCCCACGCCATCCTGATCCCGGAGCAGAAAGTCAGCATCGAACAGATCACGGAATGGGTCCAGGATGCCCACGACCGCGGCCGCGCACCGCTGGTGGTGGTGGCCGAGGGCTTTGTTCCCGAACACATGGAATCCCCCCACTCCGAGCGCGGCCTGGACACCTTCGGCCGGCCCCGCCTGGGCGGCATCGCGGACCAGCTCGCCCCGGAACTGGAAGCCCGCACCGGCATCGAAACGAGAGCCACCATCCTCGGCCACATTCAGCGCGGCGGCGTTCCCTCCGCCTTCGACCGCGTCCTGGCCACCCGGCTGGGCATGGCCGCCATCGATTCGGTGGTGGAAGGTTACTGGGGCACCATGGTGGCGCTCAAGGGCACCGACATCGAGCACGTCGGCTTCGAGAAGGCACTGGGCCAGCTCAAGACCGTCCCGCAGAACCGCTACGACGAAGCAGCGGTCCTGTTCGGCTGA
- a CDS encoding GNAT family N-acetyltransferase: MTLDPGSAAIIQLAWARHLGLDDDAFGTSLASGERVVRADETVRTVEFIRLFGSSALVGPQWLIDAAAGIPDDEMAQHVTLLTLTRSHGGHGLGAAALFFADDLPLRQPSEELTVSHGNPEAIELEGLCPPDDVNEVGLSELENRYTIVHEVDGRRVPVACGAYAEWEGLLGHLGVLVDPEWRRRGLGSLAASIAAHEALAAGLTVQWRAEVSNTGAVALARQLGLTAGGIHTSVQLG; encoded by the coding sequence ATGACTCTTGACCCAGGTTCCGCCGCCATTATCCAGCTCGCGTGGGCCCGGCACCTGGGGCTCGACGACGACGCTTTCGGCACGTCCCTGGCTTCCGGCGAGCGGGTGGTCCGGGCGGACGAAACAGTCAGGACCGTGGAGTTCATCAGGCTGTTTGGCAGCTCCGCCCTGGTGGGCCCGCAGTGGCTGATTGATGCCGCGGCCGGTATCCCGGATGACGAGATGGCCCAGCACGTGACCCTGCTGACGCTGACACGGTCCCACGGAGGCCATGGGCTCGGCGCAGCGGCGCTGTTCTTCGCCGACGACCTGCCGCTCCGCCAGCCGTCCGAGGAGCTGACCGTCTCCCACGGCAATCCGGAGGCGATCGAGCTGGAAGGGCTCTGCCCGCCGGATGACGTCAACGAGGTGGGGCTGTCCGAGCTGGAAAACCGGTACACCATTGTGCACGAGGTGGATGGCCGGCGGGTCCCGGTTGCGTGCGGCGCCTACGCCGAGTGGGAGGGCCTGCTGGGCCACCTGGGAGTCCTGGTGGACCCCGAGTGGAGGCGCCGCGGGCTCGGTTCGCTCGCGGCCTCGATCGCGGCCCACGAAGCACTGGCTGCCGGCCTGACTGTCCAGTGGCGGGCAGAAGTCAGCAACACCGGTGCAGTGGCCCTGGCCCGCCAACTCGGCCTGACCGCGGGCGGCATCCACACGAGCGTCCAGCTGGGCTGA
- a CDS encoding DHA2 family efflux MFS transporter permease subunit, translated as MENVARPWPALWSLVIGFFMILIDTTIVSVANPRIMEGLNADINSVIWVTSAYLLAYAVPLLITGRLGDRFGPKKLYLSGLVLFTLASLWCGLSGDISTLIMARVLQGLGAAIMTPQTMAVITRIFPPDRRGAAMGIWGATAGVATLVGPILGGVLVDGLGWEWIFFINIPVGVVGFILAWRFVPSLTTHPHKFDIPGVLLSAAGLFLLVFGIQEGETYNWGTITGPITVWGLIISGIAVLVVFVLWQRFNKGEPLLPLGLFKDRNFSLANIGITTVGFAITSFTLPLIFYYQVVRGLTPTQSALMMVPMAVISGGLAPVVGKIIDRVNPKFITATGLVLMSVALFWNSALMHPDTPIWLFLLPSAVLGFANAGIWAPLSTTATRNLPPRQAGAGSGVYNTTRQIGAVLGSAAIAVLIQARLAAELPPAPGAAGGASPMSFGGSLPEALHDGFSTAMGQSILLPAAVILLGAAVALFFAKPQAVNGWTGQAAAPRAEATADGGRRAD; from the coding sequence TTGGAAAATGTAGCAAGGCCGTGGCCAGCACTCTGGTCCCTCGTGATCGGGTTCTTCATGATCCTGATCGACACCACCATCGTCTCCGTGGCGAATCCCCGGATCATGGAAGGCCTCAACGCGGACATCAATTCCGTCATCTGGGTAACCAGCGCGTACCTTCTTGCTTACGCCGTCCCGCTGCTGATCACGGGCAGGCTGGGCGATCGCTTCGGGCCCAAGAAGCTTTACCTTTCAGGACTGGTGCTCTTCACCCTCGCCTCGCTCTGGTGCGGCCTGTCGGGTGACATCAGTACCCTGATCATGGCCCGCGTCCTGCAGGGCCTCGGCGCGGCCATCATGACGCCGCAGACCATGGCAGTCATTACCCGGATCTTTCCGCCGGACCGCCGCGGGGCAGCCATGGGCATCTGGGGAGCCACGGCAGGTGTAGCCACCTTGGTGGGACCCATCCTGGGCGGCGTCCTGGTGGACGGCCTGGGCTGGGAGTGGATCTTCTTCATCAACATTCCGGTCGGCGTCGTCGGCTTCATCCTTGCGTGGCGCTTCGTTCCCTCGCTGACAACCCACCCGCACAAGTTCGACATCCCGGGCGTGCTGCTCAGCGCCGCCGGCCTGTTTCTGCTGGTCTTCGGCATCCAGGAGGGCGAGACCTACAACTGGGGCACCATCACCGGGCCCATCACAGTCTGGGGCCTGATCATCAGCGGCATAGCCGTGCTGGTGGTCTTCGTGCTGTGGCAGCGGTTCAACAAGGGCGAACCCCTCCTGCCGCTGGGACTCTTCAAGGACCGCAACTTCTCCCTGGCCAACATCGGCATCACCACGGTGGGGTTCGCCATCACGTCCTTCACCCTCCCGCTGATCTTCTACTACCAGGTGGTCCGCGGCCTGACGCCCACCCAGTCCGCGCTGATGATGGTCCCCATGGCCGTTATTTCAGGCGGCCTGGCACCCGTCGTGGGAAAGATCATCGACCGTGTCAATCCAAAGTTCATCACCGCCACGGGCCTGGTCCTGATGTCGGTGGCCCTCTTCTGGAACTCGGCACTCATGCATCCGGACACCCCCATCTGGCTGTTCCTGCTGCCGAGCGCCGTCCTCGGGTTCGCCAACGCCGGCATCTGGGCCCCGCTGAGCACTACGGCCACCCGGAACCTCCCGCCGCGGCAGGCCGGTGCCGGGTCAGGCGTCTATAACACCACCCGGCAGATCGGCGCGGTCCTGGGCAGCGCCGCGATAGCCGTGCTGATCCAGGCAAGGCTTGCAGCCGAGCTGCCACCGGCACCCGGAGCCGCCGGCGGCGCCAGCCCCATGTCGTTCGGCGGGTCGCTGCCCGAAGCACTGCACGACGGATTCTCCACCGCCATGGGCCAGTCAATCCTGCTTCCCGCGGCCGTTATCCTGCTGGGCGCGGCTGTGGCACTGTTCTTCGCCAAGCCCCAGGCCGTGAACGGCTGGACCGGGCAGGCCGCGGCCCCCAGGGCAGAGGCGACGGCGGACGGCGGCCGCCGGGCGGATTAG
- a CDS encoding ankyrin repeat domain-containing protein, giving the protein MTENPVPDEETLALAEKLFQAARDGDTALLAAYLDVGAPASMTNSAGDSLLMLAAYHGHAETVQLLLRHGADADAANDRGQTPLAGAAFKGYPDVAKVLLAAGADPDAGTPSARAAAHMFARTEILDLLGA; this is encoded by the coding sequence ATGACTGAAAACCCCGTGCCCGACGAGGAAACCCTCGCCCTGGCAGAGAAACTGTTCCAGGCCGCCCGGGACGGGGACACCGCGCTGCTGGCTGCCTACCTTGATGTCGGCGCCCCGGCATCCATGACAAACTCCGCCGGGGACTCGCTCCTGATGCTCGCTGCCTACCACGGGCATGCCGAGACGGTGCAGCTGCTCCTTCGGCACGGGGCGGACGCCGACGCCGCCAACGACCGCGGCCAGACGCCCCTGGCCGGCGCAGCATTTAAGGGGTACCCGGATGTTGCCAAAGTCCTTCTGGCGGCCGGTGCTGATCCGGACGCCGGTACACCCTCGGCCCGCGCAGCGGCCCACATGTTCGCCCGGACTGAAATACTCGACCTGTTGGGAGCCTGA
- a CDS encoding YgfZ/GcvT domain-containing protein gives MTTPSPFLSRPGAVEAAGADAGVADHYGEPLREQRALAAGTAVVDLSHRGVVTVSGPDRLTWLNTLSSQQVTGLQPRESTELLLLSVQGRIEFDARVVDDGGTTWLIVEAAEAAPLAEWLNRMKFMLRVEVADVSDEWAVLGSTKEVAEWSGLLAWRDPWPHVGAGGYSYSVVPEEGHPGLERPWIEYLVPAAELERTVGDRPLAGMLAAEALRIAAWRPRLGAETDDKTIPHELDLLRTAVHLAKGCYKGQETIARVHNLGHPPRRLVFLQLDGSQHTMPAPGSQVLLGERKVGTVTSVAQHYEMGPIALAVIKRSVAPDEILTVLDGEEPYTAAQEVIVAPDAGQVVGRQTGFLRGTR, from the coding sequence ATGACTACCCCCAGCCCATTCCTGTCGCGCCCCGGCGCCGTCGAGGCCGCCGGCGCGGACGCCGGAGTTGCCGACCACTACGGTGAGCCGCTCCGCGAGCAGCGCGCCCTCGCAGCCGGAACCGCCGTCGTCGATCTCTCCCACCGCGGTGTGGTGACCGTCAGCGGTCCGGACCGGCTGACGTGGCTGAACACGCTTTCCTCCCAGCAGGTTACCGGCCTGCAGCCGCGGGAATCCACCGAACTGCTCCTGTTGAGCGTCCAGGGCCGCATCGAGTTTGATGCCCGGGTAGTGGACGACGGCGGGACCACCTGGCTGATCGTTGAGGCCGCCGAGGCTGCGCCGCTGGCTGAGTGGCTGAACAGGATGAAGTTCATGCTCCGCGTGGAAGTTGCCGATGTCTCCGACGAATGGGCGGTGCTCGGGTCCACCAAGGAGGTGGCGGAGTGGTCCGGTCTGCTCGCCTGGCGCGATCCGTGGCCGCACGTGGGTGCCGGTGGCTACTCGTATTCTGTGGTTCCCGAAGAAGGGCACCCCGGACTCGAACGGCCGTGGATCGAATACCTGGTGCCCGCCGCTGAGCTGGAGCGGACTGTAGGGGACCGCCCGCTGGCCGGGATGCTGGCCGCCGAAGCCCTCCGCATCGCTGCCTGGCGGCCCCGCCTGGGCGCTGAAACCGACGACAAAACCATTCCGCACGAACTGGACCTCCTCCGTACAGCCGTGCACCTGGCGAAGGGCTGCTACAAGGGCCAGGAGACCATCGCACGGGTCCACAACCTGGGCCACCCGCCGCGGCGGCTGGTGTTCCTGCAGCTGGACGGCTCACAGCACACCATGCCTGCGCCGGGCAGCCAGGTCCTCCTGGGTGAGCGGAAAGTAGGCACCGTCACCTCCGTGGCGCAGCACTACGAAATGGGACCCATTGCCCTGGCGGTCATCAAACGTTCCGTAGCTCCGGACGAAATACTGACCGTCCTGGACGGTGAAGAGCCCTACACCGCCGCGCAGGAAGTGATTGTTGCCCCCGACGCCGGCCAGGTAGTCGGGCGCCAGACCGGATTCCTGAGGGGGACCCGCTGA
- a CDS encoding flavodoxin family protein, whose amino-acid sequence MAAPQNTTDYSDLKAVFFNGTLKRSPETSNTGGLIEVSRRIMEKHGVSTQVIRTMDHDIASGVYPDMTEHGWATDEWPALYPAVQEADIVVVAGPIWLGDNSSQTKKLIERLYAHSGQLNSKGQWAFYPKVGGCLITGNEDGIKHCSMNVLYSLQHIGFTIPPQADAGWIGPVGPGPSYLDEGSGGPESDFTNRNTTFMTWNLLHLARMLKDAGGIPAYGNLPEEWKAGTRFDFENPEYR is encoded by the coding sequence ATGGCGGCACCGCAGAACACCACTGACTACAGCGACCTGAAGGCCGTGTTCTTCAACGGAACGCTGAAGAGGTCGCCGGAAACCAGCAACACCGGAGGCCTGATTGAGGTCAGCCGCCGCATCATGGAAAAGCACGGCGTCAGCACACAGGTGATCAGGACCATGGATCACGACATCGCCAGCGGCGTGTACCCGGACATGACCGAGCACGGCTGGGCAACCGACGAGTGGCCGGCCCTGTACCCTGCCGTTCAAGAAGCGGACATCGTGGTGGTGGCCGGACCGATCTGGCTCGGCGATAACTCCTCGCAGACCAAAAAGCTCATTGAGCGGCTCTATGCCCACTCCGGCCAGCTCAACAGCAAGGGCCAGTGGGCGTTCTACCCTAAGGTCGGCGGCTGCCTCATCACCGGCAACGAGGACGGCATCAAGCACTGTTCCATGAACGTCCTGTACAGCCTGCAGCACATCGGCTTCACCATCCCGCCGCAAGCGGACGCCGGCTGGATCGGCCCCGTGGGCCCCGGCCCCAGCTACCTGGACGAGGGTTCCGGCGGTCCGGAGTCAGACTTCACCAACCGCAACACCACCTTCATGACCTGGAACCTGCTGCACCTTGCCCGGATGCTCAAAGATGCCGGCGGGATTCCCGCTTACGGTAACCTGCCCGAGGAATGGAAAGCCGGCACCCGTTTCGATTTCGAAAACCCGGAATACCGCTAA
- a CDS encoding FABP family protein, whose product MPIEIPTDLTPELVPLSWLIGEWEGSGRLGTGDEDSEHFVQHVSFTHNGLPYLQYRAESWLADEDGTRLRPLTVETGFWALERKQLDADGGPGLVPADIVPALKSADEVEALRNKDGGFDISVSIAHPGGISELYYGQIKGPQIQLTTDMVMRGGHSKEYSAATRIFGLVDGNLLWRWDVAAGGAAGAAAKPGSGLEAHASAFLKKVS is encoded by the coding sequence GTGCCGATTGAGATTCCTACAGATCTGACTCCGGAACTTGTTCCGCTGTCCTGGCTCATTGGTGAGTGGGAAGGCAGCGGCCGGCTTGGCACCGGTGATGAGGATTCCGAACACTTCGTCCAGCACGTTTCCTTCACACACAACGGCTTGCCGTACCTGCAGTACCGTGCGGAGAGCTGGCTGGCGGACGAGGACGGAACGCGTTTGCGTCCCCTCACTGTCGAGACCGGTTTCTGGGCGCTTGAGCGCAAGCAGCTGGACGCCGACGGCGGCCCGGGCCTGGTCCCGGCGGATATTGTTCCGGCGCTTAAGAGCGCTGACGAGGTTGAGGCCCTGCGCAATAAGGACGGCGGCTTCGATATCTCTGTGTCCATCGCGCATCCCGGCGGTATCTCCGAGCTGTACTACGGTCAGATCAAGGGCCCGCAGATCCAGCTCACCACCGACATGGTGATGCGGGGAGGCCACTCGAAGGAGTACAGCGCCGCGACGCGCATCTTCGGCCTGGTGGACGGCAACCTGCTCTGGCGCTGGGACGTCGCCGCCGGCGGGGCCGCGGGCGCGGCAGCCAAGCCCGGCAGCGGCCTCGAGGCCCACGCATCGGCGTTCCTGAAGAAAGTCTCCTGA